One Gossypium hirsutum isolate 1008001.06 chromosome A11, Gossypium_hirsutum_v2.1, whole genome shotgun sequence genomic window carries:
- the LOC107913596 gene encoding zinc finger CCCH domain-containing protein 38 isoform X2 — protein MSGSRKRGSKWNSKEEQQYSLENVRDKAWSAKGSAPFHDRESEHGYFSAEVGRKDKWSVVGVGDMMKSKHGMPSRESFHGSRGGEKDDNNDFVKNWKTTTPWDGDETYSMKMSPGLDDWRLKKRHSSPKGDWNGSHRSRSRSWSRSRSRSRSRSPVRSVRWQSGLHERTRNRSGVSTQLCKDFMAGRCRRGSQCHFLHQDIQSREDGWDNRQKRAGVSKYITHDDCKDYLVKSGRSTDCCTDFLKGNCRRGASCRFAHDGATDGFGRRTTNEISSERENTKRNRIRTPDRDGEREARRSSDIPCKFFASGNCHNGKYCRFSHHGQARASPDRRSRGDRGVWCPSSINVDRLQDGPTLRDTDASFNVNKSWNAPERSDANVINEAEIPWNGPKWSDLDASNDANNSWTGSKWSDAEASNDANNLWTGSKWSDTGAYLGATKFSKETIAKNGASEPRFSNWSMDERWRHNYDVSGKNIEADVQYKTVDIDKDEQTPTKIENSGVNIGVSEPKGAEESLGDMEMSPEWNYKIKSSVKKELTHGSKPSLVETLLHSQERNITEEASGQVHDGLAALQPMLTEKSNVHQDHLMRCSSGVALPCVSNALNTTSNSHIVLNFCINNTPLPSFDQPGPSPSTLPCSNLDAVGQSQVTIPSNEVTKEDAQNGLLFHEEKRSNELNIGDANVLHGNSGSKSTQTMVSNEQLTQLTNLSASLAQLFGKGQQLPLLHAALNAHNGMQVTSIANSGSHIEPDSMPNLQPDQDITFPKIYDPISDSIEPAKKQGTDTKPLGFSIQPVAEKNTDGQPELSANKLLPSSLLCSNNDDDYHNDLSSRREPDFDSHKPNQLEPVASSEAKKKNEGVEETKKAEGENGPSESGDADDKTDEAKKNKDSKGIRAFKFALVEFVKDLLKPTWKEGQIGKEAYKNIVKKVVDKVIATVQGTNIPQTPEKIDQYLSFSKPKLSKIVQAYVEKFQKS, from the exons ATGAGTGGAAGCAGAAAACGTGGTTCTAAGTGGAATTCAAAAGAGGAACAACAATATTCTCTTGAAAATGTACGAGATAAAGCTTGGTCTGCGAAAGGCAGTGCGCCTTTTCATGATAGAGAATCAGAACATGGATATTTCTCTGCAGAGGTTGGTAGGAAAGACAAGTGGTCTGTTGTCGGAGTCGGTGACATGATGAAATCTAAGCATGGAATGCCTTCAAGGGAATCTTTTCATGGAAGCAGAGGTGGTGAAAAGGATGATAACAATGACTTTGTTAAAAATTGGAAAACTACAACTCCATGGGACGGGGATGAGACTTACAGCATGAAAATGTCACCTGGTCTTGATGATTGGAGGCTTAAAAAACGCCACAGTTCTCCTAAAGGTGATTGGAATGGGTCTCACAG AAGCAGGAGTAGGAGCTGGAGCAGAAGTCGAAGTAGAAGCAGGAGCCGGAGTCCAGTTCGTAGCGTTCGGTGGCAATCAGGATTACATGAGAGAACCAGAAACAGATCTGGAGTGTCAACTCAATTATGTAAAGATTTTATGGCTGGTAGATGCAGGAGAGGCAGTCAGTGTCACTTTCTTCACCAAGATATTCAAAGTCGTGAGGATGGTTGGGATAATAGACAAAAGAGAGCTGGTGTTTCAAAATATATTACTCACGATGATTGTAAAGATTACCTTGTTAAGAGTGGAAGATCTACTGATTGCTGCACTGATTTTCTGAAAGGTAACTGCCGCAGGGGTGCATCATGTAGGTTTGCTCATGATggtgctactgatggctttggtAGAAGAACAACGAATGAGATTAGTAGTGAAAGGGAAAACACCAAGCGGAACAGAATTAGAACTCCAGATCGTGATGGTGAGCGTGAAGCTCGTCGAAGCAGTGATATTCCTTGCAAATTCTTTGCTTCTGGAAATTGTCATAATGGAAAATATTGTAGGTTTTCTCATCATGGTCAGGCACGTGCAAGTCCTGATAGAAGGTCACGTGGTGATAGAGGTGTATGGTGTCCAAGTTCCATTAATGTGGATAGGTTGCAGGATGGTCCAACATTGAGAGATACAGATGCTTCATTCAATGTGAATAAATCTTGGAATGCTCCTGAAAGAAGTGATGCTAATGTGATAAATGAAGCTGAGATACCCTGGAATGGTCCAAAATGGAGTGATCTTGATGCTTCAAATGATGCAAACAATTCATGGACTGGTTCAAAATGGAGTGATGCTGAGGCTTCAAATGATGCGAACAACTTATGGACTGGTTCAAAATGGAGTGATACAGGTGCCTACTTAGGGGCTACAAAGTTCAGCAAGGAAACAATTGCAAAAAATGGTGCCTCTGAACCAAGATTCTCTAATTGGTCCATGGATGAGAGATGGCGGCACAACTATGATGTCAGTGGAAAGAACATTGAGGCTGATGTGCAGTATAAAACAGTTGATATTGACAAGGATGAACAAACTCCAACGAAGATAGAAAATTCAGGTGTTAATATTGGTGTATCAGAACCAAAAGGTGCTGAAGAGTCGCTTGGTGATATGGAAATGTCCCCTGAGTGGAATTACAAGATAAAGTCTTCTGTTAAAAAGGAACTCACTCATGGTTCAAAACCATCTCTTGTCGAAACACTTTTACATTCTCAAGAAAGGAATATAACTGAAGAGGCCTCAGGTCAGGTACATGATGGGCTTGCAGCTTTGCAGCCAATGTTAACTGAGAAATCTAACGTTCACCAGGACCACCTGATGAGGTGCAGCAGTGGTGTAGCACTGCCATGTGTCAGCAATGCTCTTAACACAACTTCCAATTCACACATTGTTCTAAATTTTTGTATCAACAACACGCCATTGCCAAGCTTTGACCAGCCTGGGCCAAGTCCGAGTACTTTACCTTGTTCAAACTTAGATGCAGTTGGACAAAGTCAAGTGACAATCCCTTCTAATGAAGTGACTAAGGAAGATGCCCAAAACGGCCTGCTGTTTCATGAGGAGAAAAGAAGCAATGAACTAAATATTGGGGATGCTAATGTATTACATGGTAATTCTGGATCTAAGTCAACTCAGACTATGGTAAGCAATGAGCAGCTCACCCAACTTACCAATCTTTCAGCCTCTCTAGCTCAGTTGTTTGGAAAGGGGCAGCAACTTCCATTACTTCATGCTGCTCTTAATGCCCATAATGGAATGCAGGTGACGTCTATTGCAAACTCTGGAAGTCATATTGAGCCAGATTCCATGCCAAATCTACAGCCAGATCAAGACATTACTTTCCCAAAAATATATGACCCTATATCTGACAGTATTGAGCCTGCCAAGAAGCAGGGCACAGATACAAAGCCTTTGGGGTTTTCAATACAGCCTGTTGCAGAGAAAAATACTGATGGCCAACCTGAACTATCGGCTAATAAGTTGTTACCTTCATCTCTTTTGTGtagtaataatgatgatgattatCATAATGATCTCAGTTCCAGAAGAGAGCCTGATTTTGATAGCCATAAGCCAAATCAGCTGGAGCCTGTTGCAAGTTCTGAggcaaagaagaaaaatgaaggagTTGAGGAAACCAAGAAAGCTGAAGGGGAGAATGGCCCATCAGAGAGTGGAGATGCTGATGACAAGACTGATGAGGCCAAGAAGAACAAGGATAGTAAGGGAATTCGTGCATTTAAATTTGCACTCGTTGAGTTTGTCAAGGATCTCCTCAAACCGACATGGAAGGAAGGTCAAATTGGCAAAGAGGCTTACAAAAACATTGTGAAGAAGGTTGTTGACAAAGTGATTGCTACAGTTCAAGGGACTAATATTCCGCAAACACCTGAAAAAATTGATCAATATCtgtcattttcaaaaccaaagcTTAGCAAAATTGTACAG GCATATGTGGAAAAGTTTCAGAAGAGCTAA
- the LOC107913596 gene encoding zinc finger CCCH domain-containing protein 38 isoform X3, whose product MSGSRKRGSKWNSKEEQQYSLENVRDKAWSAKGSAPFHDRESEHGYFSAEVGRKDKWSVVGVGDMMKSKHGMPSRESFHGSRGGEKDDNNDFVKNWKTTTPWDGDETYSMKMSPGLDDWRLKKRHSSPKGDWNGSHRSRSWSRSRSRSRSRSPVRSVRWQSGLHERTRNRSGVSTQLCKDFMAGRCRRGSQCHFLHQDIQSREDGWDNRQKRAGVSKYITHDDCKDYLVKSGRSTDCCTDFLKGNCRRGASCRFAHDGATDGFGRRTTNEISSERENTKRNRIRTPDRDGEREARRSSDIPCKFFASGNCHNGKYCRFSHHGQARASPDRRSRGDRGVWCPSSINVDRLQDGPTLRDTDASFNVNKSWNAPERSDANVINEAEIPWNGPKWSDLDASNDANNSWTGSKWSDAEASNDANNLWTGSKWSDTGAYLGATKFSKETIAKNGASEPRFSNWSMDERWRHNYDVSGKNIEADVQYKTVDIDKDEQTPTKIENSGVNIGVSEPKGAEESLGDMEMSPEWNYKIKSSVKKELTHGSKPSLVETLLHSQERNITEEASGQVHDGLAALQPMLTEKSNVHQDHLMRCSSGVALPCVSNALNTTSNSHIVLNFCINNTPLPSFDQPGPSPSTLPCSNLDAVGQSQVTIPSNEVTKEDAQNGLLFHEEKRSNELNIGDANVLHGNSGSKSTQTMVSNEQLTQLTNLSASLAQLFGKGQQLPLLHAALNAHNGMQVTSIANSGSHIEPDSMPNLQPDQDITFPKIYDPISDSIEPAKKQGTDTKPLGFSIQPVAEKNTDGQPELSANKLLPSSLLCSNNDDDYHNDLSSRREPDFDSHKPNQLEPVASSEAKKKNEGVEETKKAEGENGPSESGDADDKTDEAKKNKDSKGIRAFKFALVEFVKDLLKPTWKEGQIGKEAYKNIVKKVVDKVIATVQGTNIPQTPEKIDQYLSFSKPKLSKIVQAYVEKFQKS is encoded by the exons ATGAGTGGAAGCAGAAAACGTGGTTCTAAGTGGAATTCAAAAGAGGAACAACAATATTCTCTTGAAAATGTACGAGATAAAGCTTGGTCTGCGAAAGGCAGTGCGCCTTTTCATGATAGAGAATCAGAACATGGATATTTCTCTGCAGAGGTTGGTAGGAAAGACAAGTGGTCTGTTGTCGGAGTCGGTGACATGATGAAATCTAAGCATGGAATGCCTTCAAGGGAATCTTTTCATGGAAGCAGAGGTGGTGAAAAGGATGATAACAATGACTTTGTTAAAAATTGGAAAACTACAACTCCATGGGACGGGGATGAGACTTACAGCATGAAAATGTCACCTGGTCTTGATGATTGGAGGCTTAAAAAACGCCACAGTTCTCCTAAAGGTGATTGGAATGGGTCTCACAG GAGTAGGAGCTGGAGCAGAAGTCGAAGTAGAAGCAGGAGCCGGAGTCCAGTTCGTAGCGTTCGGTGGCAATCAGGATTACATGAGAGAACCAGAAACAGATCTGGAGTGTCAACTCAATTATGTAAAGATTTTATGGCTGGTAGATGCAGGAGAGGCAGTCAGTGTCACTTTCTTCACCAAGATATTCAAAGTCGTGAGGATGGTTGGGATAATAGACAAAAGAGAGCTGGTGTTTCAAAATATATTACTCACGATGATTGTAAAGATTACCTTGTTAAGAGTGGAAGATCTACTGATTGCTGCACTGATTTTCTGAAAGGTAACTGCCGCAGGGGTGCATCATGTAGGTTTGCTCATGATggtgctactgatggctttggtAGAAGAACAACGAATGAGATTAGTAGTGAAAGGGAAAACACCAAGCGGAACAGAATTAGAACTCCAGATCGTGATGGTGAGCGTGAAGCTCGTCGAAGCAGTGATATTCCTTGCAAATTCTTTGCTTCTGGAAATTGTCATAATGGAAAATATTGTAGGTTTTCTCATCATGGTCAGGCACGTGCAAGTCCTGATAGAAGGTCACGTGGTGATAGAGGTGTATGGTGTCCAAGTTCCATTAATGTGGATAGGTTGCAGGATGGTCCAACATTGAGAGATACAGATGCTTCATTCAATGTGAATAAATCTTGGAATGCTCCTGAAAGAAGTGATGCTAATGTGATAAATGAAGCTGAGATACCCTGGAATGGTCCAAAATGGAGTGATCTTGATGCTTCAAATGATGCAAACAATTCATGGACTGGTTCAAAATGGAGTGATGCTGAGGCTTCAAATGATGCGAACAACTTATGGACTGGTTCAAAATGGAGTGATACAGGTGCCTACTTAGGGGCTACAAAGTTCAGCAAGGAAACAATTGCAAAAAATGGTGCCTCTGAACCAAGATTCTCTAATTGGTCCATGGATGAGAGATGGCGGCACAACTATGATGTCAGTGGAAAGAACATTGAGGCTGATGTGCAGTATAAAACAGTTGATATTGACAAGGATGAACAAACTCCAACGAAGATAGAAAATTCAGGTGTTAATATTGGTGTATCAGAACCAAAAGGTGCTGAAGAGTCGCTTGGTGATATGGAAATGTCCCCTGAGTGGAATTACAAGATAAAGTCTTCTGTTAAAAAGGAACTCACTCATGGTTCAAAACCATCTCTTGTCGAAACACTTTTACATTCTCAAGAAAGGAATATAACTGAAGAGGCCTCAGGTCAGGTACATGATGGGCTTGCAGCTTTGCAGCCAATGTTAACTGAGAAATCTAACGTTCACCAGGACCACCTGATGAGGTGCAGCAGTGGTGTAGCACTGCCATGTGTCAGCAATGCTCTTAACACAACTTCCAATTCACACATTGTTCTAAATTTTTGTATCAACAACACGCCATTGCCAAGCTTTGACCAGCCTGGGCCAAGTCCGAGTACTTTACCTTGTTCAAACTTAGATGCAGTTGGACAAAGTCAAGTGACAATCCCTTCTAATGAAGTGACTAAGGAAGATGCCCAAAACGGCCTGCTGTTTCATGAGGAGAAAAGAAGCAATGAACTAAATATTGGGGATGCTAATGTATTACATGGTAATTCTGGATCTAAGTCAACTCAGACTATGGTAAGCAATGAGCAGCTCACCCAACTTACCAATCTTTCAGCCTCTCTAGCTCAGTTGTTTGGAAAGGGGCAGCAACTTCCATTACTTCATGCTGCTCTTAATGCCCATAATGGAATGCAGGTGACGTCTATTGCAAACTCTGGAAGTCATATTGAGCCAGATTCCATGCCAAATCTACAGCCAGATCAAGACATTACTTTCCCAAAAATATATGACCCTATATCTGACAGTATTGAGCCTGCCAAGAAGCAGGGCACAGATACAAAGCCTTTGGGGTTTTCAATACAGCCTGTTGCAGAGAAAAATACTGATGGCCAACCTGAACTATCGGCTAATAAGTTGTTACCTTCATCTCTTTTGTGtagtaataatgatgatgattatCATAATGATCTCAGTTCCAGAAGAGAGCCTGATTTTGATAGCCATAAGCCAAATCAGCTGGAGCCTGTTGCAAGTTCTGAggcaaagaagaaaaatgaaggagTTGAGGAAACCAAGAAAGCTGAAGGGGAGAATGGCCCATCAGAGAGTGGAGATGCTGATGACAAGACTGATGAGGCCAAGAAGAACAAGGATAGTAAGGGAATTCGTGCATTTAAATTTGCACTCGTTGAGTTTGTCAAGGATCTCCTCAAACCGACATGGAAGGAAGGTCAAATTGGCAAAGAGGCTTACAAAAACATTGTGAAGAAGGTTGTTGACAAAGTGATTGCTACAGTTCAAGGGACTAATATTCCGCAAACACCTGAAAAAATTGATCAATATCtgtcattttcaaaaccaaagcTTAGCAAAATTGTACAG GCATATGTGGAAAAGTTTCAGAAGAGCTAA
- the LOC107913596 gene encoding zinc finger CCCH domain-containing protein 38 isoform X1, translating to MSGSRKRGSKWNSKEEQQYSLENVRDKAWSAKGSAPFHDRESEHGYFSAEVGRKDKWSVVGVGDMMKSKHGMPSRESFHGSRGGEKDDNNDFVKNWKTTTPWDGDETYSMKMSPGLDDWRLKKRHSSPKGDWNGSHSFTLRSRSRSWSRSRSRSRSRSPVRSVRWQSGLHERTRNRSGVSTQLCKDFMAGRCRRGSQCHFLHQDIQSREDGWDNRQKRAGVSKYITHDDCKDYLVKSGRSTDCCTDFLKGNCRRGASCRFAHDGATDGFGRRTTNEISSERENTKRNRIRTPDRDGEREARRSSDIPCKFFASGNCHNGKYCRFSHHGQARASPDRRSRGDRGVWCPSSINVDRLQDGPTLRDTDASFNVNKSWNAPERSDANVINEAEIPWNGPKWSDLDASNDANNSWTGSKWSDAEASNDANNLWTGSKWSDTGAYLGATKFSKETIAKNGASEPRFSNWSMDERWRHNYDVSGKNIEADVQYKTVDIDKDEQTPTKIENSGVNIGVSEPKGAEESLGDMEMSPEWNYKIKSSVKKELTHGSKPSLVETLLHSQERNITEEASGQVHDGLAALQPMLTEKSNVHQDHLMRCSSGVALPCVSNALNTTSNSHIVLNFCINNTPLPSFDQPGPSPSTLPCSNLDAVGQSQVTIPSNEVTKEDAQNGLLFHEEKRSNELNIGDANVLHGNSGSKSTQTMVSNEQLTQLTNLSASLAQLFGKGQQLPLLHAALNAHNGMQVTSIANSGSHIEPDSMPNLQPDQDITFPKIYDPISDSIEPAKKQGTDTKPLGFSIQPVAEKNTDGQPELSANKLLPSSLLCSNNDDDYHNDLSSRREPDFDSHKPNQLEPVASSEAKKKNEGVEETKKAEGENGPSESGDADDKTDEAKKNKDSKGIRAFKFALVEFVKDLLKPTWKEGQIGKEAYKNIVKKVVDKVIATVQGTNIPQTPEKIDQYLSFSKPKLSKIVQAYVEKFQKS from the exons ATGAGTGGAAGCAGAAAACGTGGTTCTAAGTGGAATTCAAAAGAGGAACAACAATATTCTCTTGAAAATGTACGAGATAAAGCTTGGTCTGCGAAAGGCAGTGCGCCTTTTCATGATAGAGAATCAGAACATGGATATTTCTCTGCAGAGGTTGGTAGGAAAGACAAGTGGTCTGTTGTCGGAGTCGGTGACATGATGAAATCTAAGCATGGAATGCCTTCAAGGGAATCTTTTCATGGAAGCAGAGGTGGTGAAAAGGATGATAACAATGACTTTGTTAAAAATTGGAAAACTACAACTCCATGGGACGGGGATGAGACTTACAGCATGAAAATGTCACCTGGTCTTGATGATTGGAGGCTTAAAAAACGCCACAGTTCTCCTAAAGGTGATTGGAATGGGTCTCACAG TTTTACCCTCAGAAGCAGGAGTAGGAGCTGGAGCAGAAGTCGAAGTAGAAGCAGGAGCCGGAGTCCAGTTCGTAGCGTTCGGTGGCAATCAGGATTACATGAGAGAACCAGAAACAGATCTGGAGTGTCAACTCAATTATGTAAAGATTTTATGGCTGGTAGATGCAGGAGAGGCAGTCAGTGTCACTTTCTTCACCAAGATATTCAAAGTCGTGAGGATGGTTGGGATAATAGACAAAAGAGAGCTGGTGTTTCAAAATATATTACTCACGATGATTGTAAAGATTACCTTGTTAAGAGTGGAAGATCTACTGATTGCTGCACTGATTTTCTGAAAGGTAACTGCCGCAGGGGTGCATCATGTAGGTTTGCTCATGATggtgctactgatggctttggtAGAAGAACAACGAATGAGATTAGTAGTGAAAGGGAAAACACCAAGCGGAACAGAATTAGAACTCCAGATCGTGATGGTGAGCGTGAAGCTCGTCGAAGCAGTGATATTCCTTGCAAATTCTTTGCTTCTGGAAATTGTCATAATGGAAAATATTGTAGGTTTTCTCATCATGGTCAGGCACGTGCAAGTCCTGATAGAAGGTCACGTGGTGATAGAGGTGTATGGTGTCCAAGTTCCATTAATGTGGATAGGTTGCAGGATGGTCCAACATTGAGAGATACAGATGCTTCATTCAATGTGAATAAATCTTGGAATGCTCCTGAAAGAAGTGATGCTAATGTGATAAATGAAGCTGAGATACCCTGGAATGGTCCAAAATGGAGTGATCTTGATGCTTCAAATGATGCAAACAATTCATGGACTGGTTCAAAATGGAGTGATGCTGAGGCTTCAAATGATGCGAACAACTTATGGACTGGTTCAAAATGGAGTGATACAGGTGCCTACTTAGGGGCTACAAAGTTCAGCAAGGAAACAATTGCAAAAAATGGTGCCTCTGAACCAAGATTCTCTAATTGGTCCATGGATGAGAGATGGCGGCACAACTATGATGTCAGTGGAAAGAACATTGAGGCTGATGTGCAGTATAAAACAGTTGATATTGACAAGGATGAACAAACTCCAACGAAGATAGAAAATTCAGGTGTTAATATTGGTGTATCAGAACCAAAAGGTGCTGAAGAGTCGCTTGGTGATATGGAAATGTCCCCTGAGTGGAATTACAAGATAAAGTCTTCTGTTAAAAAGGAACTCACTCATGGTTCAAAACCATCTCTTGTCGAAACACTTTTACATTCTCAAGAAAGGAATATAACTGAAGAGGCCTCAGGTCAGGTACATGATGGGCTTGCAGCTTTGCAGCCAATGTTAACTGAGAAATCTAACGTTCACCAGGACCACCTGATGAGGTGCAGCAGTGGTGTAGCACTGCCATGTGTCAGCAATGCTCTTAACACAACTTCCAATTCACACATTGTTCTAAATTTTTGTATCAACAACACGCCATTGCCAAGCTTTGACCAGCCTGGGCCAAGTCCGAGTACTTTACCTTGTTCAAACTTAGATGCAGTTGGACAAAGTCAAGTGACAATCCCTTCTAATGAAGTGACTAAGGAAGATGCCCAAAACGGCCTGCTGTTTCATGAGGAGAAAAGAAGCAATGAACTAAATATTGGGGATGCTAATGTATTACATGGTAATTCTGGATCTAAGTCAACTCAGACTATGGTAAGCAATGAGCAGCTCACCCAACTTACCAATCTTTCAGCCTCTCTAGCTCAGTTGTTTGGAAAGGGGCAGCAACTTCCATTACTTCATGCTGCTCTTAATGCCCATAATGGAATGCAGGTGACGTCTATTGCAAACTCTGGAAGTCATATTGAGCCAGATTCCATGCCAAATCTACAGCCAGATCAAGACATTACTTTCCCAAAAATATATGACCCTATATCTGACAGTATTGAGCCTGCCAAGAAGCAGGGCACAGATACAAAGCCTTTGGGGTTTTCAATACAGCCTGTTGCAGAGAAAAATACTGATGGCCAACCTGAACTATCGGCTAATAAGTTGTTACCTTCATCTCTTTTGTGtagtaataatgatgatgattatCATAATGATCTCAGTTCCAGAAGAGAGCCTGATTTTGATAGCCATAAGCCAAATCAGCTGGAGCCTGTTGCAAGTTCTGAggcaaagaagaaaaatgaaggagTTGAGGAAACCAAGAAAGCTGAAGGGGAGAATGGCCCATCAGAGAGTGGAGATGCTGATGACAAGACTGATGAGGCCAAGAAGAACAAGGATAGTAAGGGAATTCGTGCATTTAAATTTGCACTCGTTGAGTTTGTCAAGGATCTCCTCAAACCGACATGGAAGGAAGGTCAAATTGGCAAAGAGGCTTACAAAAACATTGTGAAGAAGGTTGTTGACAAAGTGATTGCTACAGTTCAAGGGACTAATATTCCGCAAACACCTGAAAAAATTGATCAATATCtgtcattttcaaaaccaaagcTTAGCAAAATTGTACAG GCATATGTGGAAAAGTTTCAGAAGAGCTAA